In Nocardioides sp. JQ2195, a genomic segment contains:
- a CDS encoding c-type cytochrome, translated as MLLGLLFTGTMYAAFAPANAEKGSDNQDEQIAAGRELFLVGCAFCHGQNGEGINSQNGQYGPSLIGVGAAAVDFQVGTGRMPMSQPGQQAAVKDKLYSDEEIEQLAAYVASLGPGPSIPTSDEYSLDHLTGEQKSEAIVRGGQLFLANCSACHNFEGSGGAMPWGKEAPSLRETSDKHIYEAMLTGPSQMDVFSNGNIAPEDKAAIIAYLNAIEDNPGYGGFGLGGLGPVSEGMFAWILGIGGLVGFAYWIAAHSARSEKTESSSEETNA; from the coding sequence ATGCTCCTTGGCCTGCTGTTCACCGGCACCATGTACGCCGCCTTCGCTCCGGCCAACGCTGAGAAGGGCTCGGACAACCAGGATGAGCAGATCGCGGCCGGCCGCGAGCTCTTCCTGGTCGGCTGCGCCTTCTGCCACGGCCAGAACGGCGAGGGCATCAACAGCCAGAACGGCCAGTACGGCCCCTCGCTGATCGGTGTCGGCGCTGCCGCCGTCGACTTCCAGGTCGGCACCGGCCGGATGCCGATGTCCCAGCCGGGCCAGCAGGCCGCGGTGAAGGACAAGCTCTACAGCGACGAGGAGATCGAGCAGCTCGCTGCGTACGTCGCCTCGCTCGGCCCCGGGCCGTCGATCCCGACGTCGGACGAGTACAGCCTCGACCACCTGACCGGCGAGCAGAAGAGCGAGGCCATCGTGCGCGGTGGCCAGCTGTTCCTCGCCAACTGCTCGGCCTGCCACAACTTCGAGGGCTCTGGCGGAGCCATGCCCTGGGGCAAGGAGGCGCCGAGCCTGCGCGAGACCTCCGACAAGCACATCTACGAGGCCATGCTGACCGGTCCGTCCCAGATGGACGTCTTCTCCAACGGCAACATCGCGCCCGAGGACAAGGCAGCGATCATCGCCTACCTCAACGCCATCGAGGACAACCCGGGCTACGGCGGCTTCGGCCTCGGCGGCCTCGGCCCGGTGAGTGAGGGCATGTTCGCGTGGATCCTGGGCATCGGTGGCCTGGTGGGCTTCGCCTACTGGATCGCGGCCCACTCCGCGCGCTCCGAGAAGACCGAGTCCAGCAGTGAGGAGACGAACGCGTGA
- a CDS encoding heme-copper oxidase subunit III gives MRPVATATAIPASRLHGHHDRPSMVSVGTIIWLSSELMFFAALFACYFTIRAQSESLWASQTELLNLPFASTNTTILVLSSVTCQLGVFAAERGQVGRKGSIFNVPGWGLREWFILTFVMGAVFIGGQATEYAELIHHGLTIPANSYGTVFYLTTGFHGIHVTGGLIAFLFVLGRTYLARRFTHEQAVSAIVVSYYWHFVDVVWIGLFATIYLIK, from the coding sequence CCGTCTACACGGGCATCATGACCGTCCCAGCATGGTCAGCGTAGGCACGATCATCTGGCTCTCGAGCGAGCTGATGTTCTTTGCCGCGCTGTTTGCGTGCTACTTCACCATCAGGGCTCAGAGCGAGTCCCTGTGGGCGAGCCAGACGGAGCTGTTGAACCTTCCGTTTGCCTCGACCAACACCACGATCCTGGTGTTGTCGTCGGTGACCTGCCAGCTGGGCGTCTTCGCCGCCGAGCGCGGGCAGGTGGGCCGAAAGGGCTCCATCTTCAACGTGCCCGGATGGGGCCTTCGTGAGTGGTTCATCCTCACCTTCGTGATGGGTGCCGTCTTCATCGGCGGCCAGGCCACCGAGTACGCCGAGCTCATCCACCACGGGCTCACCATCCCGGCGAACTCCTACGGGACGGTCTTCTACCTCACCACTGGCTTCCACGGCATCCACGTGACCGGTGGTCTGATTGCGTTCCTGTTCGTCCTCGGACGCACCTACCTGGCCCGCCGCTTCACCCATGAGCAGGCTGTGAGCGCGATCGTCGTGTCCTACTACTGGCACTTCGTCGACGTTGTGTGGATCGGTCTCTTCGCGACCATCTATCTGATCAAGTAG